A part of Streptomyces sp. NBC_01235 genomic DNA contains:
- a CDS encoding HAD-IIA family hydrolase, translating to MADRKPIESWLTDMDGVLIHEGVPIPGADAFLKKLRESGKPFLVLTNNSIYTPRDLHARLQRMGLDVPIDNIWTSALATAQFLGDQRPGGTAYVIGEAGLTTALHDIGYILTDHEPDYVVLGETRTYSFEAMTKAVRLINDGARFICTNPDETGPSTEGPLPATGAVAALITKATGKNPYFAGKPNPLMMRTGLNAIGAHSETSAMIGDRMDTDVLAGMEAGMQTFLVLTGLTRPEQVENFPYRPSKVVDSIADLVDRV from the coding sequence ATGGCAGACCGCAAGCCCATCGAGTCGTGGCTCACCGACATGGACGGTGTGCTCATCCACGAGGGCGTGCCGATCCCCGGCGCCGACGCCTTCCTGAAGAAGCTGCGCGAGTCCGGCAAGCCGTTCCTGGTCCTCACCAACAACTCGATCTACACCCCTCGCGACCTGCACGCCCGTCTCCAGCGCATGGGCCTGGACGTGCCCATCGACAACATCTGGACCTCCGCGCTGGCCACCGCCCAGTTCCTCGGCGACCAGCGGCCCGGCGGCACGGCGTACGTCATCGGCGAGGCGGGCCTGACCACCGCGCTGCACGACATCGGCTACATCCTCACCGACCACGAGCCCGACTACGTCGTCCTCGGCGAGACCCGCACCTACTCCTTCGAGGCGATGACGAAGGCCGTCCGGCTCATCAACGACGGCGCCCGTTTCATCTGCACCAACCCGGACGAGACCGGCCCCTCCACCGAGGGCCCGCTCCCGGCCACCGGAGCCGTCGCCGCGCTGATCACCAAGGCGACCGGCAAGAACCCGTACTTCGCGGGCAAGCCCAACCCGCTGATGATGCGCACCGGGCTGAACGCCATCGGCGCCCACTCCGAGACCAGCGCGATGATCGGCGACCGCATGGACACCGACGTGCTGGCCGGCATGGAGGCCGGGATGCAGACGTTCCTGGTGCTCACCGGCCTGACCCGGCCCGAGCAGGTCGAGAACTTCCCGTACCGCCCGTCGAAGGTCGTGGATTCGATCGCTGACCTCGTCGACCGCGTCTGA
- a CDS encoding ROK family transcriptional regulator, producing the protein MNRTNGGGRTPGPGAGVNLLALRSHNTALVLDLLRTAGPDGISRLELAERTGLTPQAVSKITARLREEGLAAEAGHRASTGGKPRTVLRLVPEAGHAIGVHLDRDELRVVLADLDGRVVGERCVPLSLGAGAEEVLAAVAREAREVLGGVPTGLTGLTGLTGLTGLTGSTGLTGLTGSTGSTGLTGSTGSTGSTGSTGLTGSTGSTGSTGSTGLTGSTGLTGSTGSTGSTGLTGSTGSTGLTGSTGLTGSTRPTGEPLTLGAGLAASAPTLLGVGVALPGPLDHAHGVLHRVTGFPEWDGFPLRDVLAARLGAPVVVDKDTNAAALGLAVAGERGSFACLHLGTGLGAGLVIGGTVHRGSRTGAGEFGHQVIQLDGPPCTCGNRGCVEALCLAAIGRGDVGEAARVLGEAAANLVGLLDIDAVLLGGRTIAADPEPFVDGVAAVLDSRARREGSSEGAVPVRLAPGGARGVAEGAAQLLLAPVFGRGDG; encoded by the coding sequence GTGAACAGGACGAACGGCGGCGGCCGCACCCCAGGCCCGGGCGCAGGGGTGAACCTGCTCGCCCTGCGCAGCCACAACACCGCGCTCGTGCTCGACCTGCTGCGTACGGCCGGCCCGGACGGCATCAGCCGGCTCGAACTCGCCGAGCGGACGGGGCTCACCCCGCAGGCGGTCAGCAAGATCACCGCCCGGCTGCGGGAGGAGGGGCTGGCGGCGGAGGCGGGCCACCGCGCCTCGACCGGCGGCAAGCCGCGCACGGTCCTGCGCCTGGTCCCCGAGGCCGGCCACGCGATCGGCGTCCACCTGGACCGCGACGAGCTGAGGGTGGTGCTGGCCGACCTCGACGGGCGTGTGGTGGGGGAGCGGTGCGTCCCGCTGTCGCTGGGCGCGGGCGCGGAAGAGGTGCTGGCGGCGGTGGCACGGGAGGCGAGGGAGGTCCTCGGGGGCGTCCCCACCGGGCTCACCGGGCTCACCGGGCTCACCGGGCTCACCGGGCTCACCGGGTCCACCGGGCTCACCGGGCTCACCGGGTCCACCGGGTCCACCGGGCTCACCGGGTCCACCGGGTCCACCGGGTCCACCGGGTCCACCGGGCTCACCGGGTCCACCGGGTCCACCGGGTCCACCGGGTCCACCGGGCTCACCGGGTCCACCGGGCTCACCGGGTCCACCGGGTCCACCGGGTCCACCGGGCTCACCGGGTCCACCGGGTCCACCGGGCTCACCGGGTCCACCGGGCTCACCGGGTCCACCAGACCCACTGGAGAACCCCTGACCCTGGGTGCGGGACTCGCGGCCAGCGCACCGACCCTCCTCGGCGTCGGCGTGGCTCTGCCCGGGCCCCTCGATCATGCCCACGGCGTGCTGCACCGCGTCACCGGGTTCCCCGAGTGGGACGGGTTTCCGTTGCGGGACGTGCTGGCGGCGCGGCTGGGGGCGCCGGTGGTCGTCGACAAGGACACCAACGCCGCCGCGCTCGGCCTCGCCGTCGCCGGCGAGCGCGGCTCCTTCGCCTGTCTCCACCTCGGGACGGGTCTCGGCGCCGGCCTGGTGATCGGCGGGACCGTGCACCGGGGCTCCCGCACCGGCGCGGGGGAGTTCGGGCACCAGGTCATCCAGCTGGACGGGCCGCCCTGCACCTGCGGCAACCGGGGCTGCGTCGAGGCGCTGTGCCTGGCGGCCATCGGCCGGGGGGACGTGGGAGAGGCGGCACGCGTACTCGGCGAGGCCGCCGCGAACCTGGTCGGACTGCTCGACATCGACGCCGTGCTGCTGGGCGGCCGTACGATCGCGGCCGACCCGGAGCCGTTCGTCGACGGAGTCGCCGCCGTCCTCGACTCCCGCGCCCGCCGCGAGGGCTCCTCGGAGGGCGCCGTACCGGTACGCCTCGCCCCCGGCGGCGCCCGCGGCGTCGCGGAGGGCGCGGCACAGCTACTGCTGGCCCCGGTGTTCGGCCGGGGAGACGGCTGA
- a CDS encoding kelch motif-containing protein: MRFGTGRFVVHRRARRFAITTAVVVVLAGMNGPWLYRFGTEKYHRYAIDRPEYKAANGHWQIVEFPKEYRQDTIHAVLLHTGRVLLVAGSGNNQDNFDAKRFDTRIWDPVKGTVKKVPTPNDLFCTGHTQLANGSVLIAGGTKRYEKLKGDVTKAGGLMIVHNENPDKPITLPAGTKFAGRENRKTFVSKDPVLVPRATKVFDKRTGKFLRNDPGLGRVYVEAQKSGAKYETGTQDNYRIRGLSGVDARNTYGIAQKLALDKKDFQGIRDAYEFDPVAEKYIKVDPMNEARWYPTLTTLGDGKILSVSGLDDIGQLVPGKNEVFDPATGKWTYTKKVRQFPTYPALFLTQDGKIFYSGSNAGYGPADVGRDPGIWDVTGNGFTRLPGLSDPDLMETSATVLLPPAQDERYMVVGGGGVGESPRSSARTRLVDLHDESPRFVNGPSLEKGTRYPQVSVLPDDSVLVSGGSQDYRGRGNSNILQARLYHPESNTFERVADPLVGRNYHSGSLLLPDGRVMFFGSDSLYGDAANTKPGKFEQRIEIYSPPYLYRGERPELSGGPESIARGASGTFVSKDAASVRKVRLVRPSASTHVTDVDQRSVAAEFTVTGDNVRVTVPGNRNLVPSGWYMLFADDGRGVPSEARWVKVP; the protein is encoded by the coding sequence ATGAGGTTCGGGACCGGCCGTTTCGTCGTCCATCGGCGTGCCCGCAGGTTCGCGATCACCACGGCGGTCGTCGTCGTGCTGGCCGGGATGAACGGGCCGTGGCTCTACCGCTTCGGGACGGAGAAGTACCACCGGTACGCGATCGACAGACCGGAGTACAAGGCGGCCAACGGCCACTGGCAGATCGTCGAGTTCCCCAAGGAGTACCGCCAGGACACCATCCACGCGGTGCTCCTGCACACCGGCAGGGTGCTGCTGGTCGCGGGCTCCGGCAACAACCAGGACAACTTCGACGCGAAGAGGTTCGACACCCGGATCTGGGACCCGGTGAAGGGCACCGTCAAGAAGGTGCCCACCCCCAACGACCTGTTCTGCACCGGCCACACGCAGCTCGCGAACGGCTCCGTCCTGATCGCGGGCGGCACCAAGCGGTACGAGAAGCTGAAGGGGGACGTCACCAAGGCCGGCGGGCTGATGATCGTCCACAACGAGAACCCGGACAAGCCGATCACCCTGCCGGCGGGGACGAAGTTCGCCGGGCGCGAGAACCGGAAGACGTTCGTGTCGAAGGACCCGGTGCTCGTGCCGCGCGCGACGAAGGTCTTCGACAAGAGGACCGGGAAGTTCCTGCGCAACGACCCGGGGCTGGGCCGTGTCTACGTCGAGGCGCAGAAGTCGGGGGCGAAGTACGAGACCGGCACGCAGGACAACTACCGGATCCGCGGGCTGAGCGGCGTCGACGCGCGCAACACCTACGGCATCGCGCAGAAACTCGCCCTGGACAAGAAGGACTTCCAGGGGATCAGGGACGCGTACGAATTCGATCCGGTCGCCGAGAAGTACATCAAGGTCGATCCGATGAACGAGGCCCGCTGGTATCCGACGCTGACCACGCTCGGCGACGGGAAGATCCTCAGCGTCTCGGGACTGGACGACATCGGCCAGTTGGTGCCGGGCAAGAACGAGGTGTTCGATCCGGCCACCGGGAAATGGACGTACACGAAGAAGGTGCGGCAGTTTCCCACGTATCCCGCGTTGTTCCTGACGCAGGACGGGAAGATTTTCTACTCCGGGTCCAACGCGGGGTACGGGCCCGCGGACGTGGGGCGGGACCCCGGCATCTGGGACGTGACCGGCAACGGGTTCACCAGGCTGCCGGGCCTGAGCGACCCGGACCTGATGGAGACCTCGGCGACCGTGCTGCTGCCGCCCGCGCAGGACGAGCGGTACATGGTCGTCGGCGGCGGGGGTGTCGGGGAGTCGCCGCGGTCCAGCGCGCGGACGCGGCTCGTGGACCTGCACGACGAGAGTCCGCGGTTCGTGAACGGTCCCTCGTTGGAGAAGGGAACGCGGTATCCGCAGGTTTCCGTGCTGCCCGACGACAGTGTGCTCGTGTCGGGCGGCTCGCAGGACTATCGGGGACGGGGGAACTCCAACATTCTTCAGGCACGCCTTTATCACCCCGAGAGCAATACCTTCGAACGGGTCGCCGATCCGCTGGTCGGGCGCAATTACCATTCCGGCTCCCTGCTGTTGCCCGACGGCCGGGTGATGTTCTTCGGCTCCGACTCGCTGTACGGGGACGCGGCGAACACCAAGCCGGGGAAATTCGAGCAGCGGATCGAGATCTACTCGCCGCCGTATCTGTACCGGGGGGAGCGGCCGGAGCTTTCCGGGGGGCCGGAGAGTATTGCCCGGGGCGCCTCGGGGACGTTCGTCTCGAAGGACGCGGCGAGCGTTCGGAAGGTACGGCTGGTGCGGCCGAGTGCGTCCACCCATGTGACGGACGTGGATCAGCGGTCGGTCGCGGCGGAGTTCACCGTGACGGGGGACAACGTGCGGGTCACCGTGCCGGGGAACCGGAATCTGGTGCCGAGCGGCTGGTACATGCTGTTCGCCGACGACGGGCGCGGGGTTCCGAGCGAGGCGCGGTGGGTGAAGGTGCCGTAG
- a CDS encoding glycosyltransferase family 2 protein, translated as MTYRRLRRSLPKYDYEHYSRLAGPLTQPEPGRPYTVRYRSLLAQEPHRIRAALMLCAAPLLSVVLLVWLLRPAHWTERDHPAHGFLPALDIVMLVSIGLIEFFRCLNVLSNAHATLVARDPVPVVPETGTRVAFLTSFVPGKEPLGMVTKTLQAAVRLRHQGLLHVWLLDEGDDPEVKEVCASLGVHHFSRKGVERWNRPSGPHRAKTKHGNYNAWLEAHGDAYDYFASVDTDHVPLPNYLERMLGYFRDPDVGFVIGPQVYGNYDTFVTKAAESQQFLFHALIQRAGNRYGAPMFVGTSNAVRISALKQIGGLYDSITEDMATGFEMHRTRNPATGRKWRSVYTPDVLAVGEGPAAWTDFFTQQLRWSRGTYETILKQYWKGFFSMPPGKLFNYTLMIVFYPMSALNWILAALSCALFLGLGASGVNIDPAVWLMLYGNASALQIGLYLWNRRHNVSPHEPEGSGGVAGMAMSALSAPVYARSLMDAVLRRRSRFVVTPKGDSASPDTLFGTFRIHLFFVLVFAASIVAGFVFGHAHPAMIVWASFALLVTASPIVAWRVVVREAAVRRGRKDGPREPREPGETGGPGETGAPGDRVPVGLGLPSGPGGRDE; from the coding sequence ATGACGTACCGCCGCCTCAGAAGGTCTCTGCCGAAGTACGACTACGAGCACTACAGCCGACTGGCGGGGCCCCTCACCCAGCCGGAGCCGGGCAGACCGTACACCGTCCGCTACCGCTCGCTGCTGGCCCAGGAGCCGCACCGGATCCGGGCCGCCCTGATGCTCTGCGCGGCGCCGCTGCTGTCGGTGGTGCTGCTGGTGTGGCTGCTGAGGCCGGCGCACTGGACCGAGCGCGACCACCCGGCCCACGGCTTTCTACCGGCCCTCGACATCGTGATGCTGGTGTCGATCGGCCTGATCGAGTTCTTCCGCTGTCTGAACGTGCTGTCGAACGCGCACGCCACCCTGGTCGCCCGCGACCCCGTCCCGGTGGTGCCCGAGACCGGCACCCGCGTCGCCTTCCTCACCTCCTTCGTGCCCGGCAAGGAGCCGCTGGGGATGGTGACGAAGACCCTTCAGGCGGCCGTCCGGCTGCGCCACCAGGGTCTGCTGCACGTCTGGCTGCTCGACGAGGGGGACGACCCGGAGGTGAAGGAGGTCTGCGCGAGCCTGGGCGTGCACCACTTCAGCCGCAAGGGCGTCGAACGCTGGAACCGGCCGTCGGGCCCGCATCGCGCGAAGACCAAGCACGGCAACTACAACGCCTGGCTGGAGGCGCACGGCGACGCCTACGACTACTTCGCCTCCGTCGACACCGACCATGTGCCGCTGCCCAACTACCTGGAGCGGATGCTGGGTTACTTCCGCGACCCGGACGTCGGCTTCGTCATCGGCCCGCAGGTCTACGGCAACTACGACACGTTCGTCACCAAGGCGGCCGAGTCCCAGCAGTTCCTCTTCCACGCCCTGATACAGCGCGCCGGCAACCGCTACGGCGCCCCGATGTTCGTCGGCACCTCCAACGCCGTACGGATCAGCGCGCTGAAGCAGATCGGCGGCCTGTACGACTCGATCACCGAGGACATGGCCACCGGCTTCGAGATGCACCGCACGCGCAATCCGGCCACGGGACGGAAGTGGCGGTCGGTCTACACCCCGGACGTGCTCGCGGTCGGCGAGGGGCCGGCCGCCTGGACCGACTTCTTCACCCAGCAGCTGCGCTGGTCCCGCGGCACCTACGAGACGATCCTCAAGCAGTACTGGAAGGGCTTCTTCAGCATGCCGCCGGGCAAGCTCTTCAACTACACGCTGATGATCGTCTTCTACCCGATGTCGGCCCTCAACTGGATCCTGGCGGCGCTGAGCTGCGCGCTGTTCCTGGGCCTCGGCGCCTCGGGCGTGAACATCGACCCGGCGGTGTGGCTGATGCTCTACGGCAACGCCTCGGCGCTCCAGATCGGCCTGTACCTGTGGAACCGGCGGCACAACGTCTCCCCGCACGAGCCGGAAGGGTCGGGCGGGGTGGCGGGCATGGCCATGTCCGCGCTGTCGGCGCCGGTGTACGCCCGCTCGCTGATGGACGCCGTACTGCGGCGCAGGAGCAGGTTCGTGGTGACGCCGAAGGGTGACTCCGCGAGCCCGGACACGCTGTTCGGGACCTTCCGGATCCACCTGTTCTTCGTGCTGGTCTTCGCCGCGTCCATCGTCGCCGGGTTCGTGTTCGGGCACGCCCATCCCGCGATGATCGTCTGGGCGTCGTTCGCGCTGCTGGTCACCGCCTCGCCGATCGTGGCGTGGCGGGTGGTGGTGCGGGAGGCGGCCGTCCGGCGCGGGCGGAAGGACGGGCCGCGCGAACCCCGCGAGCCGGGAGAGACGGGTGGGCCGGGAGAGACCGGAGCGCCGGGCGATCGGGTGCCGGTGGGGCTGGGACTGCCCTCGGGACCGGGGGGACGTGACGAATGA
- a CDS encoding class F sortase: MSDGERSSGRFLTGLAWAVLLLGLWLWGREVTDVRHGISAPATGDIAAVGRPPDAELPPAAKPLGQALPQRVDIPELGVQAPVVARGLDTQGAVDPPPFDQAGAVGWYADGAKPGAKGTALLVGHVDTETRPAVFYKLSTLKAGETVRVVRDDGKVAEFTVDDVEVVQRDHFDAQQAYGTRQSDRAELRLITCGGTFDRASRSYTANVIVSAYLTGTAG; encoded by the coding sequence ATGTCCGACGGCGAACGCTCTTCCGGTCGTTTCCTCACCGGCCTGGCCTGGGCGGTGCTGCTGCTCGGGCTGTGGCTGTGGGGGCGCGAGGTGACCGACGTACGGCACGGCATATCCGCCCCGGCGACGGGTGACATCGCCGCGGTGGGCCGTCCGCCGGACGCCGAACTCCCGCCCGCCGCCAAGCCGTTGGGGCAGGCGCTGCCGCAGCGCGTCGACATCCCCGAACTGGGCGTGCAGGCCCCGGTCGTCGCCCGGGGCCTGGACACCCAGGGGGCCGTCGACCCACCGCCCTTCGACCAGGCGGGCGCCGTCGGCTGGTACGCCGACGGCGCGAAACCCGGCGCCAAGGGCACCGCCCTGCTGGTCGGGCACGTCGACACCGAGACCCGGCCCGCCGTCTTCTACAAGCTCAGCACCCTCAAGGCCGGCGAGACGGTACGAGTGGTCCGTGACGACGGGAAGGTCGCCGAGTTCACCGTCGACGACGTCGAGGTCGTCCAGCGCGACCACTTCGACGCCCAACAGGCCTACGGCACCCGCCAGTCGGACCGCGCCGAACTGCGACTGATCACCTGCGGCGGCACCTTCGACCGGGCCAGCCGCAGCTACACGGCCAACGTGATCGTGTCGGCCTACCTGACGGGCACCGCCGGCTGA
- a CDS encoding Gfo/Idh/MocA family protein, with translation MTGTPLRVGLIGYGLAGSVFHAPLIAATEGLVLDTVVTSNHERQEQARAEFPDVRVAATPDDLLARADELDLVVIASPNKTHVPLATAALKAGLPVVVDKPVAGTAAEARELAALAEERGLLLSVFQNRRWDNDFLTLRGLLADGELGDVWRFESRFERWRPLPKGGWRESGDPAEIGGLLYDLGSHVVDQALVLFGPVVSVYAETDVRRPGAETDDDTFIALTHASGVRSHLHVSATTAQLGPRFRVLGSKAGYVKYGLDPQEAALKDGERPDPSGPADWGTEPEELWGRVGSGESPLTGGGGPVRTLPGDYPAYYAAVAKALIDGGPNPVTAVEAAAALDVLEAARRSARDKVAVTL, from the coding sequence ATGACAGGTACTCCTCTCCGCGTGGGCCTGATCGGCTACGGCCTCGCAGGCTCCGTCTTCCATGCCCCGCTGATCGCCGCGACCGAGGGCCTCGTCCTCGACACGGTGGTCACCTCGAACCACGAGCGGCAGGAGCAGGCCCGCGCCGAGTTCCCGGACGTACGCGTCGCCGCCACCCCCGACGACCTGCTCGCCCGCGCCGACGAGCTGGACCTGGTCGTCATCGCGTCCCCGAACAAGACGCACGTCCCGCTGGCGACCGCCGCCCTGAAGGCCGGCCTGCCGGTCGTCGTCGACAAGCCGGTCGCCGGCACCGCGGCCGAGGCCCGCGAGCTGGCCGCCCTCGCCGAGGAGCGCGGCCTGCTCCTCTCCGTCTTCCAGAACCGCCGCTGGGACAACGACTTCCTGACCCTGCGGGGGCTGTTGGCGGACGGCGAACTGGGCGACGTCTGGCGCTTCGAGTCCCGGTTCGAGCGGTGGCGGCCACTGCCGAAGGGCGGCTGGCGGGAGTCCGGCGACCCGGCAGAGATCGGAGGTCTCCTCTACGACCTCGGCAGTCACGTCGTCGACCAGGCGCTGGTCCTCTTCGGCCCGGTGGTCTCCGTCTACGCCGAGACGGACGTCCGCCGCCCGGGCGCGGAGACCGACGACGACACCTTCATCGCGCTGACGCACGCGAGCGGCGTCCGCTCCCACCTCCACGTCTCCGCGACGACCGCCCAACTCGGCCCGCGTTTCCGGGTGCTGGGCTCGAAGGCGGGCTACGTGAAGTACGGCCTGGATCCGCAGGAGGCGGCCCTGAAGGACGGCGAGCGGCCCGACCCGTCCGGCCCTGCCGACTGGGGTACCGAGCCGGAGGAGCTGTGGGGCCGTGTGGGTTCCGGCGAATCCCCGCTGACCGGCGGAGGAGGACCCGTTCGGACCCTCCCCGGCGACTACCCGGCCTACTACGCTGCGGTGGCCAAGGCACTGATCGACGGCGGCCCCAATCCGGTGACCGCCGTCGAGGCGGCCGCCGCCCTCGACGTCCTGGAGGCGGCCCGCCGTTCGGCACGAGACAAGGTGGCGGTGACGCTGTAA
- a CDS encoding glycosyltransferase translates to MRVLLSTYGSRGDVEPLVGLAVRLRELGAQVRVCAPPDEEFVELLAGAGVPLVPVGPPMNSMVRPASAADAGRRVAELAAMFGTVAAAAEGCDALLATGLAHFASRSAAEKLGIPYVYATFCAFILPSSHHAPPAALLPGQSLPPEGTDNRVLWDLNAQSFNTLHGAALNAHRASIGLPPVDDVRTFMLTDRPWLAADPTLDPWPETSELDLVHTGAWILPDERPLPADLVAFLEAGAPPVYIGFGSMRGVSEDVARVAIEAVRAQGRRALVGRGWAGLGLIDDKDDCFVVGEANHQALFGRVAAVVHHGGAGTTTTAARAGAPQVVVPQAGDQQYWADRVAELGIGAAHDAPTPTFESLSAALKTALTPETHARATAVAGAIRTDGATVAAKLLLDAAGREKPPAR, encoded by the coding sequence ATGCGTGTGCTGTTGTCGACGTACGGGTCACGTGGGGATGTCGAGCCGCTGGTCGGACTCGCGGTGCGGCTGCGGGAACTCGGCGCGCAGGTGCGGGTGTGCGCGCCGCCGGACGAGGAGTTCGTGGAGCTGCTGGCCGGTGCCGGCGTACCGCTGGTGCCGGTCGGCCCGCCGATGAACTCGATGGTGCGGCCGGCGTCCGCGGCGGACGCCGGCCGGCGCGTGGCCGAACTGGCCGCGATGTTCGGCACGGTCGCCGCGGCGGCCGAGGGATGTGACGCCCTCCTGGCGACCGGGCTCGCGCACTTCGCCTCACGGTCGGCGGCCGAGAAGCTGGGCATCCCTTACGTGTACGCGACCTTCTGCGCCTTCATCCTGCCTTCGTCGCACCACGCGCCACCGGCGGCGCTGCTGCCGGGCCAGTCGCTCCCGCCGGAGGGAACCGACAACCGGGTGCTGTGGGACCTGAACGCCCAGAGCTTCAACACGCTGCACGGCGCGGCACTCAACGCCCACCGGGCCTCGATCGGCCTGCCACCGGTGGACGACGTCCGCACCTTCATGCTCACCGACCGGCCGTGGCTGGCGGCGGACCCGACCCTTGACCCGTGGCCGGAGACCTCGGAGCTCGACCTCGTCCACACCGGCGCGTGGATCCTGCCGGACGAACGCCCGCTGCCGGCCGACCTGGTGGCGTTCCTGGAGGCCGGCGCACCGCCGGTGTACATCGGCTTCGGCAGCATGCGCGGCGTCTCGGAGGACGTCGCCCGGGTGGCCATCGAGGCGGTCCGCGCGCAGGGCCGTCGCGCACTCGTCGGGCGCGGCTGGGCGGGTCTGGGCCTGATCGACGACAAGGACGACTGTTTCGTCGTCGGCGAGGCCAACCACCAGGCGCTGTTCGGCCGGGTGGCGGCCGTCGTGCACCACGGCGGCGCGGGCACCACGACGACGGCCGCCCGGGCCGGCGCGCCTCAGGTGGTGGTGCCTCAGGCAGGGGACCAGCAGTACTGGGCCGACCGGGTCGCCGAGCTGGGCATCGGCGCGGCGCACGACGCTCCGACGCCGACCTTCGAGTCCCTGTCGGCCGCCCTCAAGACGGCCCTGACCCCCGAGACCCACGCACGGGCCACCGCCGTCGCCGGGGCGATCCGGACCGACGGGGCGACCGTGGCCGCGAAACTGCTGCTCGACGCCGCCGGACGGGAGAAGCCTCCCGCGAGGTGA
- a CDS encoding heme-degrading domain-containing protein, translating into MGTHEITPKFTPEITPTLEELQGQERRLVFRQFTNDDAWALGSLLVELARERQAPVAVDIHRAGQQLFHAALPGSTPDNDAWIARKRRVVERFGASSYLVGARHRAKGTTFEDSSRLDPDEYAAHGGSFPVNVEGVGIVGAVTVSGLPQLEDHRFVVAALEQFLEKYLD; encoded by the coding sequence ATGGGCACCCACGAGATCACCCCGAAGTTCACCCCGGAGATCACCCCGACCCTGGAGGAGCTCCAGGGCCAGGAACGGCGACTGGTCTTCCGCCAGTTCACGAACGACGACGCGTGGGCGCTCGGCTCACTGCTGGTGGAGCTGGCCCGCGAGCGCCAGGCGCCGGTCGCCGTCGACATCCACCGCGCCGGCCAGCAGCTCTTCCACGCGGCCCTGCCCGGTTCGACCCCCGACAACGACGCCTGGATCGCCCGTAAGCGCCGGGTGGTGGAGCGCTTCGGCGCCTCCTCCTACCTGGTGGGCGCCCGCCACCGCGCGAAGGGCACCACGTTCGAGGACTCCTCCCGCCTGGACCCCGACGAGTACGCGGCCCACGGCGGCTCCTTCCCCGTCAACGTGGAGGGCGTGGGCATCGTGGGCGCGGTGACGGTGTCCGGCCTGCCGCAACTGGAGGACCACCGGTTCGTGGTCGCAGCCCTGGAACAGTTCCTGGAAAAGTACCTGGACTGA
- a CDS encoding glycoside hydrolase family 6 protein, translating to MYVRRGAASLLGAVLLLAACSSGGGDDGDGPSEEPTSGPAVTQQPKEADPFWVNPDGSAARQTAAYEKAGKKDEAAAVREIAEQPTGQWLGPENPEQEARGFTEAADRAGRTPLLVLYNIPHRDCGQYSQGGAADGDAYRAWVAAVARGIADRPAVVVVEPDALLHLVDGCTPQQFHEERYNLLDDAVTALKSLKNTKVYLDAGNAGWGRPDQIHEPLRRAGLARADGFAVNVSNFYSTEDSLAYGKQLSAKTGGKHFVVDTSRNGNGPYEEGAPAERWCNPPGRALGDTPTTTTTDPLVDAYLWVKRPGESDGECKGGPKAGEWWPAYALQLARG from the coding sequence ATGTACGTCAGGAGGGGGGCCGCGTCCCTGCTGGGCGCGGTACTGCTGCTCGCCGCCTGCTCGTCGGGCGGCGGCGACGATGGCGACGGCCCGTCCGAAGAGCCCACTTCCGGGCCCGCCGTCACTCAACAGCCCAAGGAGGCCGACCCGTTCTGGGTCAACCCGGACGGCTCGGCGGCCCGTCAGACGGCGGCCTACGAGAAGGCCGGCAAGAAGGACGAGGCCGCCGCGGTCCGGGAGATCGCCGAGCAGCCGACCGGCCAGTGGCTCGGCCCGGAGAACCCGGAACAGGAGGCCCGCGGCTTCACCGAGGCCGCCGACCGGGCGGGCCGCACCCCGCTCCTCGTCCTCTACAACATCCCGCACCGCGACTGCGGCCAGTACTCCCAGGGCGGCGCGGCCGACGGGGACGCCTACCGTGCCTGGGTCGCCGCGGTGGCCCGGGGCATCGCCGACCGCCCGGCGGTCGTCGTCGTCGAACCCGACGCCCTCCTCCACCTGGTCGACGGCTGTACCCCGCAGCAGTTCCACGAGGAGCGCTACAACCTCCTCGACGACGCCGTCACCGCCCTCAAGTCCCTGAAGAACACGAAGGTCTACCTGGACGCGGGCAACGCCGGCTGGGGCCGCCCCGACCAGATCCACGAGCCCCTCCGACGCGCCGGCCTGGCCCGCGCCGACGGCTTCGCCGTCAACGTCTCCAACTTCTACTCCACCGAGGACTCCCTCGCGTACGGCAAGCAGCTCTCGGCGAAGACGGGCGGCAAACACTTCGTCGTCGACACCAGCCGCAACGGCAACGGCCCGTACGAGGAGGGCGCCCCGGCGGAGCGCTGGTGCAACCCGCCGGGCCGCGCCCTCGGAGACACCCCGACGACGACCACGACGGACCCCCTGGTGGACGCCTACCTGTGGGTGAAGCGCCCGGGGGAGTCGGACGGCGAGTGCAAGGGCGGCCCGAAGGCAGGGGAGTGGTGGCCGGCGTACGCACTGCAACTCGCCCGCGGATGA